A segment of the Pogoniulus pusillus isolate bPogPus1 unplaced genomic scaffold, bPogPus1.pri scaffold_225_arrow_ctg1, whole genome shotgun sequence genome:
AACAGCGACATCTGGTGACCCCCGACGTGATCAGCAAGAGACCTGATACCCgggaagagagctgagctgactgcaaagcggggaaaaagaaaagaaattccgcggcggctgcggccGGACGTCCGAGAGAGGCGTGAGTGGTACCACGGATTTTCGACTCAGCGGGTGAGTCGGCTGCCTTGAGCAGGGAAAAGGCGCGGAATGGGGAATACGGCCCCGGGAATAGAAAAAGCTTCTGTTGAAGCCTTGTTGAAATTTggacagaaagctggagaccCGCTGGATCGGGCTCTAGTGACAGATTTGTTGTCTTGGGCACGCCGTAGAGGCTTACTCAAGGAAACTGCACAAGTTTTTAAAGACGAGACGTGGAAGCATATAGGGGAGGAAATATGGGAATCTGTCCAGACTGataataaagaagcaaaaagacttGCTTCAACCTATCGACAGATCAGTCTCTTAGTACAAAAAATAGGAGCGGAGGCAGAAGTTGAAGCAATAATTCAGACCATCTTGAAAGACGctaaaaataaagtaacatcGGGATCGGGGGCGGAGACAAAAACTGCCGCGGAGACAAAAGCTGAGACGAAAACTGTTTGCCCTGCTACCCAAGGTCCTTACGATTatctcattcctgattgggaccCCGATAAGGGAGCGGGAGGTTCACAAGTCCCCGAGCCTATGGAAGTGGGACAAGCGGTACCATCAGCTCCGCAAATAGATCCTGCAactgtccctctgcctcctgaggaagaggagttaaagactcttttacatgagcaggcagatgcAATGACTAAACTATTGAATGAGATGCAACGGTTGGATAAAGGTTCCAAATCAAGGGTGGTTAAAGAGAGTTATCGCAAGGCACATAAGTCTATTGTTGAAGGTCTGAAAAATGTTGAGAAACAATTAACAAAGATTGAGTCTGGTAATTGtgttcaccctgctgctgttactgaagagaaaaatacagatgGTAAAATGTCAGTGGAAAGGGCTCGTCAACGGGTGTTACAAAGTATCAGAGATGGTGAAATGGACATAGAGGAGGGCGATTGGTATTTGCGGTCTAAGTATGGTTCAGAAGCGAGACTGTCTGCGGAGGATAAGAGAAAGCTTGCAGATTGGTTTGCATTGTATCCTCAGTATAAAAGGGAAGAGGATTCAGCAAGTGGAATGGTGGATGATGtctggaagtggtggagaggGAAAGCGAATGAGGAAAAGTCAAAGGAGACTCCTAAACAGAGAAATTCTGATTACATTCCAAAAGATCCCAACTTTGACATGTCAAACCGGTGGAAGGGAGTTGTAACCAATGCTGAAATTACTGGGGATTTTCAGTTTACAGCTGCACCAGTAACTATTGATAATAATGGACAGAGAAACTGGCAGCCTATAGATTGGACCACAGTTgccaaaatacagaaagcaattttagaTTATGGAATAGACAATCGACTGGTCAGAAGACAGATGGAAACATTTATAAAACATCAGACACTAATACCCACAGACATTAAACATCTGTTTGAACTGATGCTGGGACCTACGAGTTATATGATGTTTGTTAACAAGTGGCAGGAAAGAttagagcagaaacagcttgaTAACTTGACACTGCCGCACGGAGATCCCTTACGGGTGGCCTCCCTAGAGCAATTAATGGGGAACGGTCAGTACGTTGACCCACAGCGGCAAGCTGCGCTAGACTTGCGGATTCTGGCTCAAAGCAAAGTGGCTGCCCTTGAAGCTTTCGCCAGTTTGCCACAGGTCGGCACTCCAAAACAACCATACTTGCAAATTAAACAGAAAGATAATGAGTCATTTATGGCATTTgttgacagaattacagaaggtgTTGAAATGGCACCTGACATTCCAGCCAACATGAAAGAGACATTGGTAAAAGAGATTGCTATGCAAAATGCCAATGCTGCATGTCGGAGGTTAATTGCCACTTTaccccctgctgcttctttactgcaaatggTAGAACAATGTTCTCGAGCCCcgatggaagaagagaaggaaaaggctcgAATTCATGCCTCTGCATTAGCAGCTGCATTGTCCAAATGCTCGCCACAAGGAAAGGGGGACAAGGGCTCAAATCCTGTATGTTTTAAATGTGGACAGACgggacattttaaaaagcattgtccTACAATTAAGGCTGTTACTAACCAAGTATCGTCGATGAGTTCTCCATTCGCAGGAACCTGCAACAAGTGTGACAAGTTCGGACACAGAGCATCAGACTGCAAATCCCGATTTAAGAAGGATGGAACACCTCTTGTGCCCCAGCAGGGAAACGGGGGAGGCCGCGTGGGGGGCgcggctcagacctcatcttaaGCGACCGGACCCCCCACAACGGAGGCTGCCTCGACGATCTACTCGCCGCCACCAGAGGAAGCGCTGGCCTCGATTTGGTCGTAAGTGAAACAATAACAatcacaacacaggaggttacacTAATCCCTACTACCAGTAAAGGACCATTAGGGCATGGACTTTCTGCCTTACTAATAGGAAGATCTTCAGCTACAAGAACTGGAATTTTTGTACAACCAGGATTAATCGATAGTGACTTCACAGGAGTTATTCACATTATGGTTAATGTTTTTACACCACCAATTACCATTCCAAAAGGCAGTAAGATAGCACAATTgattcctttcaaagcctgtgtaCCACATTCAACACCTAAAAtcagaggaacaggagggtTTGGGTCTACAGAGCCACTAATAGCTTTCTCTGAGGTGATAACTAACAACAAACCTACACGTTCTGTTACCATTATCCATCCCGACACTCAGATCACCCCTAAAACCATTACAGCTGAGATGATGATTGACACGGGTGCAGATGTCACTATAGTGCCAGCTGCATATTGGCCAAAAGCGTGGCCAATTGTAAATTCATCTGAGAAGGTTTTGGGAATAGCAGGACTagcagaaatgagaaaaagTGCTGTGTTATTGGACATCAAAGACAATGAGGGGAACATTGCAAAAGTAACACCTGTAATCATGAACACACCCTTATGGTTGCTAGGTCGAGATGTACTCTCCCAATGGCAACTTGTTTTGTCTACTCCTTTTCCATAGCGGCCACTGACAAAGGTGCTCTTCCCACTATTAAGCTGACTTGGAAAACTGATAAGCCTGTGTGGGTTGATCAGTGGCCGCTCACTGATGAAAAATTGGAGCACCTGAACCAGCTTGTGGATGAACAATTAGAGAAAGGCCATATAAAAGAATcttttagtccttggaacactCCAGTTTTTGTTATAcagaaaaaatcaggaaaatggcGATTTTTGCACGATCTTCGTGCTGTTAATGAGCAAATGACGCCAATGGGAGCGTTACAACCAGGCctaccttctccagctgcaataCCTGTTAATTGGGCTGTCTACATTATTGATCTTAAGGATTGTTTCTTTAGTATTCCACTCGATCCTGCTGATACTCCACGATTTGCCTTTAGTATACCATCAAAGAATAACAGTGCCCCCATGAGAAGATTTGAATGGATAGTTCTGCCACAGGGAATGCGTAATAGCCCAACCATATGTCAATGGTATGTTAACCAAGCATTACAAAATTGGAAGAGTTCACACCCTACATACGTGGTATTACATTATATGGATGATATCTTGATTGCTTCTCCCATTCCCTTAACAGAAACTGAGAAGACTACATTATCACAGACTCTTAAGCACTGGGGATTGACAATTGCAAAAGATAAGATTCAGGCCCAAGAACCATGGAATTATCTAGGACTGatagtgacagaaagcagaatcagaCCTCAAAAAATTACACTACATGTGAAAATAGAAACAGTGAACGATGTCCAAAAATTATTAGGAGAATTGCAATGGATCAGACAATGGATAGGGATTACTAATAAAGATCTTGAACCCCTTAGAGAGTTGCTAAAAGGATCAAAACATCCAGCAGAACCTAGAGTTTTGCAAAACCAGCACTATGAGGCACTTGAAAAAATTAATAACAAAATAGCTGAATTACAAGCATATCGTTACAATACTGCCTTGCCAATCAATGTTTATTTATGCCAACAAGACAATGATTACTATTTGGCAATAGGACAGGAACAGGATCAGAAGACATTCCTACTATTGGAGTGGTTATTTCCAAAAAGTCAGCCTCATGCATCACTGTTACACAAACTTGACCTTGTTGGTTCCTTGCTGTTAAAGGCAAAACGTAGAGTACGTCATGTTTTTGGGGTAGAAGTAACTAAGATTGTGTTACCATTTGCAATGAAATCAGTGGTAGAAGAATGGTGTAACATGTCATATTCTTTTGCTACTGCAGTGATTGCTACATCTATTGATAATCATTATCCTGCATTTCCTCTATTTGGTACTCAATTGATGTTAAAccagaaagcactgaaatgtgAACAACCTATTGAAAATGGTGTTACAGTTTTTACTGATGCTTCtgggaaaacacacaaatatgGCTATGCTAAATGGTGTGACACTTCCAAACAATGGAAGACTGTAGTGAAAGAACTAGAAGGAGTTTCTGTTCAATGCCTTGAACTCAAAGCAGTAACAATGGTGTTTGAAGACTTTGTAAATATCCCTGTAAATATTAttactgattctatgtatgtagCTTCTGTTGTGAATCGAGTAGAGGAGTCAATTATTGGACACATTTCTAACAAGGTTATTGAAGCTGTGATTATTCAATTGTTGAATTTGATtctaaacagaaaatgtttatatttttgtacTCATATTCGTAGTCATACTAACTTGCCTGGATTCTTGTCAGAAGGAAACGCGAAAGCCGATGAggtggtgagtgctggagcccagcaaaaTGATACTGATGAACCTTCTGTTTCTGTCAAATCAGCCACTCAGGCAATTAAGCAAGCACAAGTAAGTCATGCATTCTTTCACCAATCTGCAAAAAGTTTGTCTAAGGAATTCTCTATATCTCTGCAAACTGCtcgtggcattattgcctcgtgTCCTGATTGTGCCAAGGTCTCACCCCTACAATCAGAAGGCACTAATCCTAGGGGGACTGAGGCAAGAGAGTTATTTCAAACAGACATTACAATTGTTCCATCATTTGGACGTCTAAAATATGTTCATGTCACAGTAGATACCTATAGTTCAGCCTTGTGGGCATCTGCCATGACATCATCGGGGGCGTCAGCAACGTGTCGACATTGGAGAATGGCATTTGCTGTATTAGGAAACCCCCAAACAATTAAGACAGACAATGGTCCAAATTATAAAAGCCAAATTGTTGAAGCATTTCTTTCAGCCTGGAATATCAAACATTTATTTGGAATTCCTTACAATAGTACAGGACAGGCAATTGTTGAAAGAAAGCATTCTGATCTCAAACGATATATTGCCATTTTTCAAAGACAGGGGGAGTTTTCCcattcccactccccccacGATATTCTTTCAAAGGCcatttatgttttaaattgGAAACTCTGGTCACAAAAGTCGAATCAAGAAGTTGGGTCAACCCCTATCTTTAGACATTTTACTCAAAACAAtcctttaaaagaaacacaCGTTTCTGTGCAAGTTTGGGACCCCTCATCAGCCACCTGGAATGGACCATGGAGATTAATAACTTGGGGTCGTGGATATGCTTGTGTCATTACAGAGGACGGAGAGCGGTGGTTGCCAGCCAAGTGGGTGCGACCCTGGCTACATGCTGAAaccaaggaaaacaaggaggatGATCAAACGGCAATAGAAGAAATTGCTGACTTAGAAGCTGCACACAACGTCACCAGAGACAACTGATCTGAGCTAAATGTTGAACAATATGTATTGGTTATCTGctattgtaattatttttgtggTGCAGGAGAATTTTGGGTGGGGTAGTGAAGACAACTTTTGGGTGAACTGGGCAAAGGAGA
Coding sequences within it:
- the LOC135174019 gene encoding uncharacterized protein LOC135174019; the protein is MGNTAPGIEKASVEALLKFGQKAGDPLDRALVTDLLSWARRRGLLKETAQVFKDETWKHIGEEIWESVQTDNKEAKRLASTYRQISLLVQKIGAEAEVEAIIQTILKDAKNKVTSGSGAETKTAAETKAETKTVCPATQGPYDYLIPDWDPDKGAGGSQVPEPMEVGQAVPSAPQIDPATVPLPPEEEELKTLLHEQADAMTKLLNEMQRLDKGSKSRVVKESYRKAHKSIVEGLKNVEKQLTKIESGNCVHPAAVTEEKNTDGKMSVERARQRVLQSIRDGEMDIEEGDWYLRSKYGSEARLSAEDKRKLADWFALYPQYKREEDSASGMVDDVWKWWRGKANEEKSKETPKQRNSDYIPKDPNFDMSNRWKGVVTNAEITGDFQFTAAPVTIDNNGQRNWQPIDWTTVAKIQKAILDYGIDNRLVRRQMETFIKHQTLIPTDIKHLFELMLGPTSYMMFVNKWQERLEQKQLDNLTLPHGDPLRVASLEQLMGNGQYVDPQRQAALDLRILAQSKVAALEAFASLPQVGTPKQPYLQIKQKDNESFMAFVDRITEGVEMAPDIPANMKETLVKEIAMQNANAACRRLIATLPPAASLLQMVEQCSRAPMEEEKEKARIHASALAAALSKCSPQGKGDKGSNPVCFKCGQTGHFKKHCPTIKAVTNQVSSMSSPFAGTCNKCDKFGHRASDCKSRFKKDGTPLVPQQGNGGGRVGGAAQTSS